One genomic region from Bacillus aquiflavi encodes:
- the pnp gene encoding polyribonucleotide nucleotidyltransferase yields MEQDKHSYSLQWAGRELSVEVGQLAKQANGAVLVRYGDTVVLSTATASKEAKNVDFFPLTVNYEERLYAVGKIPGGFIKREGRPSEKAILASRLIDRPIRPLFADGFRNEVQVISMVMSVDQDCSSEMAAMFGSSLALSVSDIPFEGPIAGVIVGRVNNDFVINPTVEELEQSDMHLTVAGTKDAINMVEAGAEEVPEEVMLEAIMFGHEEIKRLIEFQERIVAEIGKEKMNIELFELDQELENSIRGICEQDMIRAIQTQEKHAREDAIQAVKDNVISKYEEESEMDEEQLKQVAQILDKIVKEEVRRLITVEKIRPDGRKCDEIRPLSSDVNLLPRTHGSGLFTRGQTQALSVCTLGALGDVQILDGLGIEEEKRFMHHYNFPSFSVGETGPIRGPGRREIGHGALGERALEPIIPSEKDFPYTIRLVSEVLESNGSTSQASICASTLAMMDAGVPIKAPVAGIAMGLVKTGEHYTILTDIQGMEDFLGDMDFKVAGTAKGVTALQMDIKIAGLSREILKEALEQAKKGRMQILDHMLTTISEPKKELSKYAPKILTMTINPDKIRDVIGPSGKQINKIIEETGVKIDIEQDGTIFISSVNQEMNEKAKKIIEDLVREVEPGQVYLGKVKRIEKFGAFVEIFNGKDGLVHISELAEQRVGKVEDVVKVGDEILVKVMEIDKQGRVNLSRKAVLKEQSQKG; encoded by the coding sequence ATGGAACAAGATAAGCATAGCTATTCCTTACAATGGGCTGGACGGGAGCTTAGTGTTGAAGTAGGACAATTGGCAAAACAAGCGAACGGAGCAGTATTAGTCCGTTATGGTGATACAGTTGTGTTAAGCACTGCTACTGCATCAAAAGAAGCAAAAAATGTTGATTTCTTTCCATTAACTGTGAACTATGAAGAGCGTCTTTACGCCGTTGGAAAAATTCCAGGTGGCTTTATTAAACGTGAAGGACGGCCAAGTGAAAAGGCAATTTTAGCAAGCCGTCTAATTGATAGACCAATTCGACCTTTGTTTGCTGACGGATTCCGAAATGAAGTCCAAGTAATTAGTATGGTAATGAGTGTTGACCAAGATTGCTCCTCGGAAATGGCAGCAATGTTTGGTTCTTCATTAGCATTATCTGTTTCAGATATACCATTTGAAGGGCCAATTGCTGGTGTAATTGTTGGACGTGTAAATAATGATTTTGTCATTAATCCAACTGTTGAAGAGTTAGAACAGAGCGATATGCATTTAACAGTTGCAGGGACAAAAGATGCAATCAATATGGTTGAAGCTGGTGCTGAAGAGGTCCCTGAAGAAGTAATGCTAGAAGCTATAATGTTCGGTCATGAAGAGATTAAGCGTTTAATTGAATTTCAAGAAAGAATTGTCGCTGAAATTGGAAAAGAAAAAATGAATATTGAGTTATTTGAACTGGATCAGGAATTAGAAAACTCAATTCGTGGCATTTGTGAACAAGATATGATTCGTGCAATTCAAACACAAGAAAAACATGCACGTGAAGATGCCATCCAAGCAGTAAAAGATAACGTCATTTCAAAGTATGAAGAAGAATCCGAAATGGATGAAGAGCAATTAAAACAAGTTGCACAAATACTAGACAAAATTGTAAAAGAAGAAGTTCGTCGCTTAATTACAGTGGAAAAAATCCGTCCTGACGGAAGAAAATGTGATGAAATTCGTCCTCTTTCATCAGACGTTAATTTATTACCGAGAACACATGGTTCAGGTTTATTTACACGCGGACAAACTCAAGCCCTTAGCGTTTGTACTTTAGGTGCACTAGGAGATGTACAAATTTTAGATGGACTTGGCATTGAGGAAGAAAAACGTTTTATGCATCACTATAATTTCCCGTCCTTCAGTGTTGGAGAAACAGGTCCAATTAGAGGGCCGGGTCGCCGAGAAATTGGCCACGGTGCTTTAGGAGAACGTGCTTTGGAGCCGATTATTCCATCTGAAAAAGACTTCCCATATACCATACGTCTCGTTTCTGAAGTTCTTGAATCAAACGGTTCAACATCTCAGGCGAGTATTTGTGCAAGCACTCTTGCAATGATGGATGCTGGAGTTCCGATAAAAGCCCCTGTTGCTGGGATTGCAATGGGACTTGTTAAAACAGGAGAACATTATACCATTTTAACAGATATTCAAGGAATGGAAGATTTCCTTGGGGATATGGATTTTAAAGTCGCAGGTACAGCTAAAGGCGTTACCGCGTTGCAAATGGACATAAAAATCGCGGGTTTGTCACGTGAAATTCTCAAAGAGGCACTTGAACAAGCGAAAAAAGGCCGCATGCAAATATTAGATCATATGCTTACCACAATTTCAGAACCTAAAAAAGAACTGTCAAAGTATGCTCCAAAAATATTAACAATGACAATTAATCCTGATAAAATTCGTGATGTCATTGGACCTAGCGGTAAACAAATTAATAAAATTATTGAAGAAACTGGCGTGAAAATTGATATAGAACAAGATGGAACAATCTTTATTTCCTCTGTAAACCAGGAAATGAACGAAAAGGCAAAGAAAATTATTGAAGATCTCGTTCGTGAAGTCGAACCAGGTCAAGTTTATTTAGGTAAAGTAAAAAGAATTGAGAAATTCGGTGCTTTCGTAGAAATTTTTAACGGCAAAGATGGACTTGTACATATTTCCGAGCTTGCAGAACAACGAGTTGGTAAAGTTGAGGATGTTGTAAAAGTCGGTGATGAAATCCTTGTGAAAGTAATGGAGATTGATAAACAAGGAAGAGTGAACCTTTCCCGTAAAGCAGTTCTAAAAGAACAAAGCCAAAAAGGCTAA
- a CDS encoding polysaccharide deacetylase family protein, which produces MKKQLLQINIIAFILILSWWTLENPLTEQYLGQLKTKTAASMNKKEPLFQKINEKAKMYKILPQDAKIDRVWKGIPGYNGLAVDVEKSYEKMKEEGKFNESKLIYKQLEPKVKLKDLPPTAIYKGHPDKPMVSFLINVAWGNEHLSSMLLVLKKHNVKASFFLEGRWVKENPELAKMIADAGHEIGNHSYSHPDMKKLSSHQIKEEIEKTNKVIKATTGKTVKWFAPPSGSYRDEVVHIAADMGLGTVMWSVDTIDWQKPSPPFLINRVVSKVHNGAMILMHPTEPTAKALNQLIIELKEKDLQIDTVSQLLSEERIITSKSAQSDICNGHNE; this is translated from the coding sequence ATGAAAAAACAATTACTACAAATAAATATTATTGCATTTATATTAATTTTATCATGGTGGACGTTAGAAAATCCGTTAACTGAACAATATTTAGGGCAACTTAAAACTAAAACAGCAGCCTCTATGAACAAAAAAGAACCTTTATTTCAAAAAATAAATGAAAAAGCAAAAATGTATAAAATTCTTCCTCAAGATGCTAAAATTGATCGTGTCTGGAAAGGGATCCCCGGATACAATGGACTTGCAGTTGATGTAGAAAAATCTTATGAAAAAATGAAAGAAGAAGGCAAATTTAATGAAAGTAAACTTATTTATAAGCAGCTTGAACCGAAAGTTAAGTTAAAAGACTTACCCCCCACGGCTATTTATAAAGGCCATCCAGACAAGCCGATGGTAAGCTTTCTCATTAATGTTGCATGGGGAAATGAACATCTATCAAGTATGCTATTAGTGTTAAAAAAGCATAACGTGAAAGCAAGCTTTTTTTTAGAAGGACGGTGGGTAAAAGAAAACCCTGAGCTTGCAAAAATGATTGCTGATGCTGGTCATGAAATCGGCAACCATTCTTACTCCCATCCTGATATGAAGAAGTTATCTTCGCATCAAATTAAGGAAGAAATAGAAAAAACGAATAAAGTAATAAAAGCAACAACCGGTAAAACAGTAAAATGGTTTGCTCCTCCAAGCGGAAGTTATCGGGATGAGGTTGTTCATATTGCTGCAGATATGGGATTAGGGACAGTGATGTGGAGTGTTGACACGATAGATTGGCAAAAACCGTCTCCACCATTTTTAATTAATAGAGTAGTTTCAAAAGTTCATAACGGTGCCATGATTTTAATGCATCCGACAGAACCGACAGCAAAAGCTTTAAATCAACTTATTATTGAGCTTAAAGAAAAAGATCTGCAAATTGATACTGTTTCTCAATTGCTAAGTGAAGAACGGATTATAACAAGTAAAAGTGCTCAATCGGACATTTGTAATGGTCATAATGAATAA
- a CDS encoding YlmC/YmxH family sporulation protein, whose amino-acid sequence MKLSELSGKEIVDVKRAERLGMLGQTDLEINANTGEIQALLIPTGKWFGFRKQQGEEIRVPWKHIKKIGSDMIIIDMNDEGTV is encoded by the coding sequence ATGAAATTAAGTGAATTGAGCGGCAAGGAAATTGTTGATGTAAAAAGAGCAGAACGGCTTGGTATGCTTGGACAAACTGACCTCGAGATTAATGCAAATACTGGTGAGATACAAGCACTGCTTATCCCAACAGGAAAATGGTTCGGATTTCGCAAGCAGCAAGGTGAAGAAATTCGTGTCCCATGGAAACATATAAAAAAAATTGGTTCAGATATGATTATTATTGATATGAATGATGAAGGAACAGTTTAA
- the dpaA gene encoding dipicolinic acid synthetase subunit A encodes MLTGMQITIIGGDARQLEIIRKLNELDAKLSLIGFEQLDHAFTGAVKEKFPDYELSETDAIILPVTGTSLEGQVETIFSNQKVILSEELLLKTPSRCTIYSGISNSYLNGITKKADRRLVQLFERDDVAIYNSIPTVEGTIMMAIQHTDFTIHGSNIVVLGLGRVGMTVARNFQSLGANVKVGARRSEHIARITEMGLTPFYLSEIEQVVKDADICINTIPHLIVKAAVIAKMPSHTLIIDLASKPGGTDFRYAEKRGIKALLAPSLPGIVAPKSAGKILANVLAQLLEEDFNKRKGKK; translated from the coding sequence ATGTTGACTGGTATGCAGATCACAATTATTGGCGGCGATGCACGACAACTTGAGATTATAAGAAAGCTAAATGAGTTGGATGCAAAGCTGTCTTTAATTGGATTCGAACAGCTTGATCATGCCTTTACCGGTGCGGTGAAGGAAAAGTTTCCAGACTATGAACTTTCTGAAACAGATGCAATCATTTTACCTGTAACGGGTACGAGTTTAGAAGGACAGGTTGAAACAATATTTTCTAATCAAAAAGTGATCTTGTCAGAAGAATTACTATTAAAAACACCTTCCCGCTGCACCATTTATTCTGGAATAAGCAATTCATATTTAAATGGGATCACAAAAAAGGCTGATCGTCGTCTTGTCCAATTGTTTGAACGGGATGACGTTGCTATTTATAATTCAATTCCGACGGTTGAAGGAACAATTATGATGGCAATTCAGCATACGGATTTTACAATCCACGGTTCCAATATTGTAGTTTTAGGATTAGGTAGAGTTGGAATGACAGTTGCCCGCAATTTTCAATCTCTCGGAGCAAATGTAAAAGTGGGAGCGCGAAGAAGCGAACATATTGCCCGGATAACTGAAATGGGCTTAACACCTTTCTATTTAAGTGAGATCGAGCAAGTTGTTAAGGATGCAGATATTTGTATTAATACAATCCCGCATTTAATCGTGAAAGCAGCAGTTATTGCAAAGATGCCTTCGCATACTTTAATAATTGATCTTGCGTCCAAACCAGGCGGTACAGATTTTCGATATGCAGAAAAACGCGGAATTAAAGCGTTATTAGCACCAAGTTTACCAGGAATCGTTGCACCTAAATCGGCTGGGAAAATTTTAGCAAACGTTTTAGCTCAACTGCTTGAGGAAGATTTTAATAAACGAAAGGGGAAAAAATGA
- the dpaB gene encoding dipicolinate synthase subunit B, with protein MLLKGKKVGFGLTGSHCTYDAVFPEIEKLVNEGAEVFPVVTFTVKSSTTRFGKGDEWVQRIENLTGRSVVDSIVEAEPFGPKNPLDCMIIAPLTGNSMSKFANALTDSPVLMAAKATLRNQKPVVVGFSTNDALGLNGVNLMRLMSAKNIYFIPFGQDDPKKKPNSMVAQMSFLKETVCSALEGKQLQPVIIERFRVGK; from the coding sequence ATGTTGTTAAAAGGAAAAAAAGTCGGCTTTGGTCTAACAGGATCTCATTGTACGTACGATGCGGTATTTCCCGAGATAGAAAAGCTTGTCAATGAAGGTGCTGAAGTTTTTCCAGTTGTTACTTTTACCGTCAAATCATCAACAACTCGATTTGGAAAAGGAGACGAATGGGTACAAAGAATAGAAAATCTAACTGGCCGTAGTGTGGTGGATTCGATCGTTGAGGCTGAACCATTTGGTCCGAAAAATCCGCTTGATTGCATGATCATAGCACCTTTAACCGGAAATTCAATGAGTAAATTCGCAAATGCACTTACCGATTCACCTGTATTAATGGCAGCAAAAGCAACATTAAGGAATCAAAAGCCTGTTGTTGTTGGTTTTTCTACAAATGATGCGCTCGGATTAAATGGTGTAAATTTAATGAGACTTATGTCTGCAAAAAACATTTATTTCATTCCATTTGGTCAGGATGATCCAAAAAAAAAGCCTAATTCAATGGTTGCACAAATGTCCTTTTTAAAAGAGACGGTTTGTTCTGCGTTAGAAGGAAAACAACTTCAGCCAGTTATTATTGAAAGATTTCGTGTTGGGAAATAA